One stretch of Natronolimnobius baerhuensis DNA includes these proteins:
- a CDS encoding DUF7269 family protein produces the protein MSDRSIPIWRPRAWLRTVDSERLATAVLAGGLLITMAALILGGFVQYGSGTVSILYSLAILLPAIGVLLVLGALWWGLSALKPTEPRLAGADPPEWGTTRTNQRVARETIWTLERATSNWYHCRDEGATDEVRERLTAGAIRALRSTCGLERERTREAVQRGTWTDDPVAGAFLAADLSQPLGERLRAMIDPGAAFDRRLRRTLAAIDSIADDPQWQPPVAGEELSPESTPETATESTTSTATTQPTSLEATATETRTSTRADSSERLQEVSQ, from the coding sequence ATGAGCGACCGTTCAATTCCGATCTGGCGGCCGCGTGCCTGGCTCAGGACCGTTGACTCAGAGCGCCTCGCAACCGCAGTGCTTGCGGGCGGACTCCTCATCACGATGGCTGCGCTCATACTCGGTGGCTTCGTTCAGTACGGTTCGGGCACCGTCTCCATTCTCTATTCGCTCGCAATTCTCCTGCCCGCAATTGGCGTCTTACTCGTCCTCGGTGCGCTCTGGTGGGGCCTTTCGGCCCTCAAACCGACTGAACCTCGACTGGCCGGGGCCGACCCGCCCGAATGGGGGACGACACGAACGAACCAGCGGGTTGCTCGCGAGACCATCTGGACGCTCGAGCGAGCCACGTCGAACTGGTATCACTGTCGCGATGAGGGCGCAACCGACGAGGTCCGTGAGCGACTGACAGCGGGTGCGATTCGAGCACTGCGATCAACGTGTGGCCTCGAGCGCGAGCGTACCCGCGAGGCGGTACAGCGAGGAACCTGGACCGACGACCCTGTCGCCGGTGCGTTCCTTGCAGCCGACCTGTCACAGCCACTTGGCGAACGCCTTCGCGCGATGATCGACCCCGGTGCGGCGTTCGACCGTCGACTCCGTCGAACGCTGGCTGCAATCGACTCGATTGCAGACGATCCACAGTGGCAGCCGCCGGTAGCGGGCGAGGAGTTATCGCCCGAGTCGACACCGGAAACGGCGACTGAATCCACGACGTCGACTGCAACAACACAGCCAACTTCGCTCGAGGCGACTGCGACTGAGACTCGAACATCGACGCGAGCCGACTCGAGCGAGCGGCTTCAGGAGGTGTCACAATGA